Proteins from a genomic interval of Streptomyces fodineus:
- a CDS encoding helix-turn-helix domain-containing protein, whose translation MADDYLVRIGKLIRDARQHRGWTQTQLAEALGTSQSAVNRIERGNQNISLEMIARIGEALDSEIVSLGYAGPMHLRVVGGRRLSGAIDVKTSKNACVALLCASLLNKGRTVLRRVARIEEVYRLLEVLNSIGVRTRWINDGVDLELVPPAMLEMAAIDAEAAVRTRSIIMFFGPLLHRMDHFKLPYAGGCDLGTRTIEPHMIALRRFGLDIAATEGQYHAQVDRTVRPDRPIVLTERGDTVTENALLAAARHDGVTVIRNASSNYMVQDLCFFLEALGVKVEGIGTTTLTVHGVPNIDVDVDYSPSEDPVEAMSLLAAAVVTESELTVRRVPIEFLEIELAVLEEMGLDHDRSPEYFADNGRTRLVDLTVRPSKLEAPIDKIHPMPFPGLNIDNVPFFAAIAAVAQGKTLIHDWVYDNRAIYLTDLNRLGGRLQLLDPHRVLVEGPTRWRAAEMMCPPALRPAVVVLLAMMAAEGTSVLRNVYVINRGYEDLAERLNSVGAQIEIFRDI comes from the coding sequence ATGGCAGACGACTACCTCGTACGCATCGGCAAGCTCATCCGTGACGCCCGGCAACACCGGGGCTGGACCCAGACGCAGCTCGCGGAGGCGCTCGGCACCAGCCAGAGCGCGGTCAACCGCATCGAGCGCGGGAACCAGAACATCAGCCTTGAGATGATTGCCCGTATCGGTGAAGCCCTGGACAGCGAGATCGTGTCGCTGGGGTATGCGGGTCCGATGCATCTGCGAGTGGTCGGCGGCCGTCGGCTGTCGGGCGCCATCGACGTGAAGACCAGCAAGAACGCGTGCGTCGCCCTGCTGTGCGCCTCGCTGCTGAACAAGGGGCGCACCGTGCTGCGCCGGGTGGCTCGCATCGAGGAGGTGTACCGCCTGCTGGAGGTGCTCAACTCCATCGGCGTGCGCACCCGCTGGATCAACGACGGCGTCGACCTGGAGCTGGTGCCGCCGGCCATGCTGGAGATGGCGGCGATCGACGCGGAGGCCGCCGTACGCACCCGCTCGATCATCATGTTCTTCGGCCCGCTGCTGCACCGCATGGACCACTTCAAGCTGCCGTACGCCGGCGGCTGCGACCTCGGCACGCGGACCATCGAGCCGCACATGATCGCGCTGCGCCGGTTCGGCCTGGACATCGCGGCCACCGAGGGCCAGTACCACGCGCAGGTCGACCGCACCGTACGCCCCGACCGCCCGATCGTGCTGACCGAGCGCGGCGACACCGTGACCGAGAACGCGCTGCTGGCCGCCGCCCGGCACGACGGCGTGACGGTCATCCGCAACGCCTCCTCCAACTACATGGTCCAGGACCTGTGCTTCTTCCTGGAGGCCCTCGGCGTCAAGGTCGAGGGCATCGGCACCACCACGCTCACCGTGCACGGCGTGCCGAACATCGACGTCGACGTGGACTACTCCCCCTCCGAGGACCCGGTCGAGGCGATGAGCCTGCTGGCCGCCGCCGTGGTGACCGAGTCCGAACTGACCGTGCGTCGCGTCCCCATCGAGTTCCTGGAGATCGAGCTGGCGGTCCTGGAGGAGATGGGCCTCGACCACGACCGGTCGCCCGAGTACTTCGCGGACAACGGCCGCACCCGTCTGGTCGACCTGACCGTCCGCCCCTCCAAGCTCGAAGCCCCGATCGACAAGATCCACCCCATGCCCTTCCCGGGCCTGAACATCGACAACGTCCCGTTCTTCGCGGCGATCGCGGCGGTCGCGCAGGGCAAGACCCTCATCCACGACTGGGTCTACGACAACCGCGCGATCTACCTCACCGACCTCAACCGCCTCGGCGGCCGCCTCCAGCTCCTCGACCCGCACCGGGTCCTGGTCGAGGGCCCGACCCGCTGGCGCGCCGCCGAGATGATGTGCCCGCCGGCCCTGCGCCCCGCCGTGGTCGTCCTGCTGGCGATGATGGCGGCCGAGGGCACGTCGGTGCTGCGCAACGTGTACGTCATCAACCGGGGTTACGAGGATCTCGCCGAGCGCCTGAACTCGGTCGGGGCGCAGATCGAGATCTTCCGGGACATCTGA
- the ccrA gene encoding crotonyl-CoA carboxylase/reductase encodes MDDLTKTVLSGASPEEIERAPLPSHFTAAHLRVEDEGVFGDSGDIGDKDVRRTLHVGAVRMPELAPDEVVLAVMASSVNYNTVWSAKFEPLSTFRFLRSYAKQGGWATRHDQPFHVLGSDAAGVVVRVGSGVRRWRVGDHVIVSPAYVDDQEAATQSDGMLSEAQLAWGFETNYGGLAHYAVARASQLVPKPAHLSWEEAASIPVCGGTAYRMLVGDRGARMKQGDIVLIWGASGGLGSYAVQLVKNGGGTAVGVVGSERKAQIARKLGCDVVINREEIGLGDDPGEDPEQAVKAGRRLGAIIRREVGEDPHIVFEHVGRATFGISVFVVRRGGAVVTCGSSTGYHHSFDNRYLWMRLKRIIGSHIANLQEMTECARLFGQGKIAPVVSRVYPLAEVAEATRLVQLNQHIGKVGVLCLAPEPGLGITAPGLRARIGEETLRPLAIQ; translated from the coding sequence ATGGACGACCTGACCAAGACCGTGCTGTCCGGGGCGTCGCCCGAGGAGATCGAACGCGCCCCACTGCCCTCGCACTTCACCGCAGCCCACCTCCGTGTCGAGGACGAGGGCGTTTTCGGCGACAGCGGTGACATCGGTGACAAGGACGTCCGCCGCACTCTTCATGTCGGTGCGGTCCGGATGCCCGAGCTCGCGCCCGACGAGGTCGTCCTCGCCGTGATGGCCAGTTCGGTCAATTACAACACCGTCTGGTCGGCGAAGTTCGAGCCGCTGTCCACGTTCCGCTTCCTGCGCTCCTACGCCAAGCAGGGCGGTTGGGCCACCCGGCATGACCAGCCCTTCCACGTCCTCGGGTCCGACGCGGCCGGCGTGGTCGTCCGCGTGGGCAGCGGCGTCCGGCGTTGGCGCGTCGGCGACCACGTCATCGTGAGCCCGGCGTACGTCGACGACCAGGAGGCCGCCACCCAGTCGGACGGGATGCTGAGCGAGGCCCAGCTGGCCTGGGGGTTCGAGACGAACTACGGGGGACTCGCCCACTACGCCGTGGCTCGTGCCAGCCAACTCGTCCCCAAACCGGCTCACTTGAGCTGGGAGGAGGCCGCGAGCATCCCCGTGTGCGGGGGAACGGCGTACCGGATGCTGGTCGGTGACCGTGGTGCCCGGATGAAGCAGGGCGACATCGTGCTCATCTGGGGAGCCTCCGGCGGCCTGGGTTCGTACGCGGTCCAGTTGGTGAAGAACGGCGGCGGTACAGCGGTGGGAGTGGTGGGCTCGGAACGGAAGGCCCAGATCGCCCGGAAGCTCGGCTGCGATGTGGTGATCAACCGTGAGGAGATCGGTCTCGGGGACGATCCGGGTGAGGACCCGGAGCAGGCGGTCAAGGCCGGCAGACGGCTGGGGGCGATCATCCGTCGCGAGGTGGGGGAGGACCCGCACATCGTCTTCGAACATGTGGGGCGAGCCACGTTCGGAATCTCGGTGTTCGTCGTCCGGCGCGGCGGAGCAGTGGTCACCTGCGGGTCGAGTACCGGCTACCACCACTCCTTCGACAACCGGTACCTGTGGATGAGGCTCAAGCGGATCATCGGCAGCCACATCGCCAACCTCCAGGAGATGACCGAGTGCGCCCGCCTCTTCGGCCAGGGGAAGATCGCCCCAGTCGTCTCCCGTGTGTATCCGCTGGCCGAGGTGGCCGAGGCGACCCGGCTGGTCCAGCTCAATCAGCACATCGGCAAGGTCGGCGTGCTGTGCCTCGCTCCCGAGCCCGGCCTCGGCATCACGGCCCCGGGGCTGCGTGCCCGCATCGGAGAGGAAACGCTCCGGCCTTTGGCCATACAGTGA
- a CDS encoding valine--pyruvate transaminase, whose amino-acid sequence MELSRSGTKMASLSGLRLIMDDIATTTGSVTGKEWLNLGIGNPAVIPEVRDTWQRMTGEALTASFGDVSCRYGPSRGLPEAVEAIADYFNRRYGWDVGPRNIVVGPGSQMLCFIAAALFTGPGASGDTRLVLPMTPDYTGYQGLSLAVEGITGVEPRLRIQGKRSFRYLFDLPALEGLADVGLMLLSSPSNPAGRCASPEEIQRLIAAAQGHDVPLVVDNAYGAPFPGIGGLSMAPVWDERVINVFSVSKAGLPGERLGFAVADERHIDPIVSFLSNSALHAPQLVQSALARALRSDVLDTLVASVIGPFYAERRKFVESLLAGSLPEDIVWYLHTAEGGMFCWVWVDEEWFDDLRLYETLKRRGVFVVPGRHFFTGAERSEGLGRHPRQCFRISITPDTDTIAAGVEVIAGVLGEMRDASVRNPR is encoded by the coding sequence GTGGAGCTGTCCAGATCCGGAACCAAAATGGCAAGTTTATCAGGACTTCGGCTCATCATGGATGACATCGCCACTACCACCGGCTCCGTCACCGGAAAGGAGTGGCTCAACCTCGGCATAGGAAATCCGGCGGTCATACCCGAGGTCAGGGACACCTGGCAGCGGATGACCGGCGAGGCGCTGACCGCCTCCTTCGGGGACGTCAGCTGCCGGTACGGACCGTCTCGCGGACTGCCGGAAGCGGTCGAAGCGATCGCTGACTACTTCAACAGGCGCTATGGCTGGGATGTGGGGCCGCGCAACATCGTGGTGGGTCCGGGCAGCCAAATGCTCTGCTTCATCGCCGCGGCGCTGTTCACCGGGCCGGGCGCGAGCGGTGACACCAGGCTGGTGCTGCCGATGACTCCGGACTACACCGGCTACCAGGGCCTTTCCCTGGCCGTGGAGGGAATCACAGGAGTCGAGCCCCGGTTGCGGATCCAGGGCAAGCGGTCGTTCCGCTACCTGTTCGACCTGCCCGCCCTGGAGGGGCTGGCGGATGTCGGGCTGATGCTGCTGTCCAGCCCGAGCAACCCAGCCGGCCGCTGCGCCTCGCCTGAGGAGATCCAGCGGCTCATCGCGGCCGCCCAGGGCCACGACGTACCGCTCGTGGTCGACAACGCCTACGGTGCTCCGTTCCCCGGCATCGGGGGACTGTCCATGGCGCCGGTGTGGGACGAACGCGTCATCAACGTCTTCTCCGTCTCGAAGGCCGGGCTTCCGGGGGAGCGCCTGGGCTTCGCCGTCGCCGATGAGCGGCACATCGACCCGATCGTCTCGTTCTTGTCCAACTCCGCGCTGCACGCCCCCCAGCTGGTTCAGTCGGCGCTGGCCCGCGCGCTGCGGTCCGACGTCCTCGACACGCTGGTCGCGTCGGTCATCGGACCCTTCTACGCCGAGCGCAGGAAGTTCGTCGAGTCGCTGCTGGCGGGGTCACTGCCGGAGGACATCGTCTGGTACCTGCACACCGCCGAAGGGGGCATGTTCTGCTGGGTCTGGGTGGACGAGGAGTGGTTCGACGACCTGCGGCTGTACGAGACGCTCAAGCGCAGGGGCGTCTTCGTCGTACCGGGAAGGCACTTCTTCACCGGCGCCGAGCGCAGCGAGGGCCTCGGACGACACCCCCGGCAGTGCTTCCGCATCAGCATCACCCCGGACACGGACACCATCGCCGCCGGCGTCGAGGTGATCGCGGGGGTACTGGGCGAGATGCGTGACGCAAGCGTCCGGAACCCCCGATGA
- a CDS encoding LmbU family transcriptional regulator, with translation MANQVGDTESKLLTFGKTAEAASRPLRTSGAEPRRQQQVLTTKVGLHIPVGLAFEDWERAGRQLSGLLNSSSWWLGDWLVYGKDQYADRYERGIRAAGLQYQTLRNYAWVSRRFELHRRRPELSFQHHAELASLSVADQEAWLDRAERMKWNTKKLRNAIRAEREGTSQQTSAVATTRRLAVPDNRLQWWHKAAAQAGTELREWVTATLDAAASQLLKEADRQLPLE, from the coding sequence ATGGCGAATCAGGTCGGCGACACAGAGTCCAAACTGCTCACGTTCGGCAAGACCGCAGAGGCCGCGTCGAGGCCCCTGAGAACCAGCGGGGCGGAACCTCGGCGCCAACAACAGGTACTCACCACAAAGGTGGGGCTGCACATACCCGTAGGACTCGCCTTCGAGGACTGGGAACGCGCCGGGCGTCAGCTCTCCGGGCTCCTCAACTCGTCGTCCTGGTGGCTCGGTGACTGGCTCGTCTACGGCAAGGACCAGTACGCCGACCGCTATGAGCGCGGCATCCGCGCGGCCGGCCTCCAGTACCAGACGCTGCGCAACTACGCCTGGGTCTCCCGGCGGTTCGAACTGCACCGGCGGCGGCCCGAACTCAGCTTCCAGCACCACGCCGAGTTGGCATCGTTGTCAGTCGCGGATCAGGAGGCCTGGCTCGATCGTGCCGAGCGGATGAAGTGGAACACCAAGAAGCTGCGTAACGCCATACGGGCCGAGCGCGAGGGCACCTCACAGCAGACGAGCGCGGTGGCGACGACGCGTCGGCTCGCCGTGCCCGACAATCGGCTCCAGTGGTGGCACAAGGCAGCGGCTCAGGCCGGCACCGAGTTACGGGAGTGGGTGACGGCCACACTCGACGCCGCCGCCAGCCAGCTGCTGAAGGAGGCCGACCGGCAACTCCCCCTTGAATAG
- a CDS encoding FMN-binding negative transcriptional regulator codes for MFVPSHYREPDVSWMLDLMRANPLALMASNGSPADGPFATHLPVIIDPRWEGAPAPDLADMPLLGHLNRANPHWAALDTGTAVLLAFTGPHAYVSPTVYGITPAAPTWNFTSVHVHGVVERIDSVEETLGVVQATVQAFEKEFGNSWDMSESIDYFRTIVTGVGAFRVRVTRAEGMFKLSQEQHPEVRERVVRSFAGRGCTRHAQTADLMKRLS; via the coding sequence ATGTTCGTCCCCAGCCACTACCGGGAACCGGACGTTTCCTGGATGCTCGATCTGATGCGCGCCAACCCGCTGGCGCTGATGGCCAGCAACGGAAGTCCCGCTGACGGACCGTTCGCCACCCACCTTCCGGTCATCATCGATCCGCGGTGGGAGGGAGCACCTGCTCCGGACCTGGCCGACATGCCCCTGCTGGGTCACCTGAACCGAGCCAATCCGCACTGGGCGGCGCTTGACACCGGGACGGCCGTCCTCTTGGCATTCACCGGTCCACACGCTTACGTCTCACCCACTGTCTACGGCATCACGCCGGCTGCCCCCACGTGGAACTTCACATCGGTGCACGTCCACGGAGTGGTGGAAAGGATCGATTCGGTGGAGGAGACACTGGGCGTCGTACAGGCGACAGTGCAGGCGTTCGAGAAGGAATTCGGCAACAGCTGGGACATGAGCGAATCCATCGACTACTTCCGCACCATAGTGACTGGCGTGGGCGCTTTCCGCGTCCGTGTCACCAGGGCCGAGGGGATGTTCAAGCTCAGCCAGGAGCAGCACCCCGAGGTTCGCGAGCGGGTGGTGCGGTCGTTCGCGGGGCGCGGATGCACTCGCCACGCACAGACGGCGGATCTCATGAAGCGCCTGTCATAA
- a CDS encoding class I SAM-dependent methyltransferase has translation MTGPEHKNPRLLPHESAQEKEVRERLTKLLTETPIPPVYLIDNLPVYLRRHQLADLLTMDALYRMLPEIPGVIMEFGVLHGRHLATLTALRGLHEPYNSYRRIIGFDTFTGFPDLSEIDQVSPSAAVGRFAVPDNEVDHLREVLAAHEAGDPVPHVQRTFVIQGDVRETVPRYLRENPETVIGMAFFDLDLYEPTRDVLQAIRPHLAKGSIVAFDELGHPRWPGVTAAIRETLGLDHMTLRQLPFREQPVIYMKWGE, from the coding sequence ATGACCGGTCCCGAACACAAGAATCCGCGGCTCCTGCCCCATGAGTCGGCGCAGGAGAAGGAGGTGCGGGAACGGCTCACGAAACTGCTGACGGAGACACCGATTCCACCGGTGTACCTGATCGACAACCTGCCGGTCTATCTACGGCGCCACCAGCTCGCCGATCTGCTGACCATGGACGCGCTCTACCGGATGCTCCCCGAGATCCCTGGCGTGATCATGGAGTTCGGTGTCCTGCACGGACGCCACCTCGCCACCCTCACCGCACTGCGCGGCCTTCACGAGCCGTACAACTCCTACCGCAGGATCATCGGTTTCGACACCTTCACCGGCTTCCCGGACCTCTCCGAGATCGACCAGGTGAGCCCGAGCGCGGCCGTCGGCAGGTTCGCCGTCCCCGACAACGAGGTGGACCACCTGCGTGAGGTCCTCGCCGCGCACGAGGCGGGCGACCCCGTCCCGCACGTTCAGCGGACCTTCGTCATCCAGGGAGACGTCCGGGAAACGGTCCCGCGCTATCTGAGGGAGAACCCGGAGACGGTCATCGGGATGGCCTTCTTCGATCTCGACCTCTACGAGCCGACCCGTGACGTCCTCCAGGCGATCCGTCCGCACCTCGCCAAGGGCAGCATCGTCGCCTTCGACGAACTCGGACACCCCAGGTGGCCCGGCGTGACCGCCGCGATCCGCGAGACTCTCGGTCTTGACCACATGACGCTCCGGCAGCTCCCCTTCCGCGAGCAACCCGTGATCTACATGAAATGGGGTGAGTGA
- a CDS encoding B12-binding domain-containing radical SAM protein produces MLIKSIPVRTGSSNQERKKVTLVEIPTYENILPLASGYIQACAQEDPEVGAGHTFEIVSYPVTEDRHKLLEELAGKYADVYTFSCYIWNMKLVSWLLKELRERQPHAHYLLGGPQVMNHAATYLADAPENVYVCNGEGERTSVELLRQLSSPAPDLHQVPGLSFWSGGELVTTEPAPRINNLMEIPSPFLTGVFDGREFSMGILETNRGCPFRCTFCYWGAHTNSKVVKFEEERIRAELDWIAENGLSGLFIADANWGQSPRDVAMTEHIVERKKEVGYPLVVYMAATKNRPERMAQITEIFVRGDLMVTQPISLQTLNSESLKLVERSNIREETFVELQRTLREKQISSYVELIWPLPGETFESFKDGLTKLCRSYADTVIVYPQLLLHNTPMYGQRELYGLTTEPVPSDVSEAEVVVATNWVSKEECREAYWLYNAMHTIYNMRGLFLLSGYLDSAGILSYGDLFASVARYFQRRGASEVLQLITESLASLTNYDVLLSGKIGHMILSTHREEFDTVLAEYVTSQEWWSDPMARQAFEMDLIARPYIYREPVSVPDYPFSEIVVHGLDDAETFIVEVSAELARLLTEREMLDADVQGDAVSGRVMLRVDHHARQKMPYMPQRSLEHNANYCHGTVLRFREILPFVEVHAARAVQAPAERKTA; encoded by the coding sequence ATGCTCATCAAGAGCATCCCGGTGAGGACCGGGAGCAGCAACCAGGAGCGCAAGAAGGTCACGCTTGTCGAGATTCCCACCTACGAGAACATCCTGCCGCTCGCCTCTGGTTACATCCAGGCGTGCGCGCAGGAAGACCCCGAGGTGGGGGCGGGCCATACCTTCGAAATAGTTTCCTACCCGGTGACCGAAGACCGGCACAAGCTGCTGGAGGAACTGGCCGGGAAATATGCGGATGTCTACACCTTCAGCTGTTACATCTGGAACATGAAGCTGGTCAGCTGGCTGCTGAAGGAGCTGCGGGAGCGGCAGCCGCACGCTCATTACCTGCTGGGCGGTCCGCAGGTGATGAATCACGCGGCAACCTACCTGGCGGATGCACCGGAGAACGTCTACGTGTGCAACGGGGAGGGGGAGCGGACGTCCGTGGAGCTGCTCCGGCAGCTCAGCAGCCCGGCGCCCGATCTGCACCAGGTCCCCGGACTCAGCTTCTGGTCCGGCGGCGAACTCGTCACCACGGAACCCGCGCCGCGGATCAACAATCTCATGGAGATCCCTTCCCCCTTCCTCACGGGCGTGTTCGACGGACGCGAGTTCAGTATGGGGATCCTGGAGACGAACCGCGGGTGCCCCTTCCGCTGCACCTTCTGCTACTGGGGCGCGCACACCAACTCGAAGGTCGTCAAGTTCGAGGAGGAGCGGATCAGGGCTGAACTGGACTGGATAGCGGAGAACGGGCTCTCCGGGCTCTTCATCGCCGACGCGAACTGGGGCCAGTCGCCCCGTGACGTGGCGATGACCGAGCACATCGTGGAGCGGAAGAAGGAAGTCGGCTATCCGCTGGTCGTGTACATGGCGGCCACCAAGAACCGGCCGGAGCGCATGGCGCAGATCACCGAGATATTCGTGCGCGGCGACCTCATGGTGACTCAACCCATATCGCTGCAGACGCTGAATTCTGAGTCACTCAAGCTCGTGGAGCGGTCAAATATCCGTGAAGAGACCTTCGTCGAGTTGCAGCGCACGCTCAGGGAAAAGCAGATCAGTTCCTACGTCGAACTGATCTGGCCACTTCCCGGGGAGACCTTCGAGTCGTTCAAGGACGGATTGACGAAGCTGTGCCGGTCCTACGCCGACACGGTCATCGTCTACCCGCAGCTTCTCCTGCACAACACGCCCATGTACGGACAGCGGGAACTCTACGGTCTGACGACGGAGCCCGTGCCGAGCGACGTGTCCGAGGCGGAGGTCGTGGTCGCCACGAACTGGGTGTCGAAGGAGGAGTGCCGCGAGGCGTACTGGCTGTACAACGCCATGCACACCATCTACAACATGCGCGGCCTGTTCCTGCTCTCCGGCTATCTCGACTCGGCCGGCATCCTCTCCTACGGCGACCTGTTCGCCAGCGTCGCGCGCTACTTCCAGCGCCGGGGAGCTTCCGAGGTGCTCCAGCTCATCACCGAGTCGCTGGCCAGTCTGACCAACTACGACGTGCTCCTCAGCGGGAAGATCGGGCACATGATCCTCAGCACCCATCGCGAGGAGTTCGACACGGTGCTGGCCGAGTACGTCACCTCACAGGAGTGGTGGTCGGACCCGATGGCCCGGCAGGCGTTCGAGATGGACCTGATCGCGCGGCCCTACATCTACCGGGAACCCGTGAGCGTGCCGGACTACCCCTTCTCGGAGATCGTCGTGCACGGCCTCGACGATGCCGAGACCTTCATCGTGGAGGTCTCCGCGGAGCTGGCCCGGCTGCTGACGGAGCGCGAGATGCTCGACGCCGACGTGCAGGGCGACGCCGTGTCGGGACGGGTCATGCTGCGCGTCGACCACCATGCCCGGCAGAAGATGCCCTACATGCCGCAGCGGAGCCTCGAGCACAACGCCAACTACTGCCACGGCACCGTTCTGCGCTTCCGCGAGATCCTGCCCTTCGTCGAGGTCCACGCAGCCCGCGCCGTACAGGCGCCGGCCGAAAGGAAGACCGCATGA
- a CDS encoding phosphopantetheine-binding protein → MEGDFETETERRLAMIWADVLKLDKVGREQDFFGLGGDSLLATKVVLEARRIWNIDFTVRVLIDTPVLAGLAERIDQWDTGTPGRV, encoded by the coding sequence ATGGAAGGCGACTTCGAGACGGAGACGGAACGCCGGCTCGCGATGATCTGGGCCGATGTCCTCAAGCTGGACAAGGTGGGGCGCGAACAGGACTTCTTCGGCCTCGGCGGGGACTCGCTGCTGGCCACGAAGGTGGTGCTGGAGGCCCGCCGCATCTGGAACATCGATTTCACGGTGCGGGTTCTCATCGACACGCCGGTCCTCGCCGGCCTGGCCGAACGCATAGACCAGTGGGACACCGGGACGCCCGGACGCGTGTGA
- a CDS encoding AMP-binding protein, whose translation MTTESTELNAPRALPSLWGGTADPPCLLEALARTAATRPGDIAISDDGHELTYRDLTRWIGSIAVVLADHGICPGDRVAITGSRSAAIVAAMLATVSTGATYVPLDADYPVKRLEHMKTDSGAKVLLFADHEPAFATGVRSLRIPPAPGRPAADTPGDAAMPRQPCQADLPVYVIYTSGSTGLPKGVVLPHSSIDNMAQWQRSHSVRPDLRTAQFTPLNFDVWFQEVLGTLCGGGTLVIMPEPLRRDPIALLDWLADNRIERLFLPYVALNMLTAAAAAAESLDGLVLQEVNLGGEQLVCTPAVRDFFRRLPGCRLNIHYGQSESAMVTAHTLTGPPEDWPTLPPIGRPLPGCEVIVEPVDQGEPAVGELLVTGLPLSTGYLNQPGLNASRYIPLDRTRHGHNRAFRTGDLVRVEDDVIHYVGRADNEVKIRGVRVNPLEVDACLLAQPGVTEAVCVPIEIAEGSRQLRAAVTVNGEGDTFDVGRAMATLTELLPGPSVPVSITVLPELPRTPSSKADRKAVAQTLAGMHLQGRGQPGR comes from the coding sequence ATGACAACTGAATCGACGGAGCTGAATGCGCCCCGCGCGCTCCCTTCGCTGTGGGGCGGCACGGCGGATCCGCCGTGCCTGCTCGAGGCACTGGCCCGTACCGCGGCGACACGGCCGGGCGACATCGCGATCAGCGATGACGGCCATGAGCTGACGTACCGCGACCTGACCAGGTGGATCGGGAGCATCGCCGTGGTCCTGGCGGACCACGGGATTTGCCCGGGCGACCGGGTTGCGATCACCGGCTCGCGAAGCGCCGCGATCGTGGCCGCGATGCTCGCCACGGTGTCCACCGGTGCCACGTACGTGCCGCTGGACGCCGACTACCCGGTGAAGCGCCTTGAGCACATGAAGACCGACAGCGGTGCCAAGGTGCTGCTCTTCGCCGACCACGAGCCCGCGTTCGCGACCGGTGTGCGGTCCCTGCGCATACCGCCGGCACCCGGTCGGCCGGCTGCGGACACGCCCGGCGACGCGGCCATGCCGCGGCAGCCATGCCAGGCGGATCTGCCCGTGTACGTCATCTACACCTCCGGGTCCACAGGCCTGCCCAAGGGTGTCGTGCTGCCGCACAGTTCCATCGACAACATGGCGCAATGGCAACGGAGCCACTCGGTGCGGCCGGACCTGCGCACCGCCCAGTTCACACCGCTCAACTTCGACGTGTGGTTCCAGGAAGTCCTCGGCACGCTGTGCGGCGGCGGAACGCTGGTGATCATGCCCGAGCCATTGCGGCGTGACCCGATCGCCCTGCTGGACTGGCTGGCGGACAATCGGATCGAGCGCCTGTTCCTGCCGTACGTGGCGCTGAACATGCTCACCGCTGCCGCTGCCGCCGCCGAGTCACTCGACGGTCTCGTGCTCCAAGAGGTGAACCTCGGCGGTGAGCAGCTCGTCTGCACCCCGGCCGTAAGAGACTTCTTCCGACGTCTGCCGGGATGCCGGCTGAACATTCACTACGGTCAGAGCGAGTCCGCCATGGTCACTGCACACACGCTGACCGGGCCGCCGGAGGACTGGCCGACGTTGCCGCCGATCGGGCGTCCGCTGCCGGGCTGCGAGGTGATCGTCGAACCGGTCGACCAGGGCGAGCCGGCGGTGGGGGAGCTTCTGGTGACCGGCCTGCCCCTCTCGACCGGCTACCTCAACCAGCCCGGACTCAACGCGTCGCGGTACATCCCGCTGGACCGCACCCGCCACGGCCACAACCGGGCCTTCCGCACCGGAGACCTGGTGCGCGTCGAGGACGACGTCATCCACTACGTCGGCCGCGCCGACAACGAAGTGAAGATCCGCGGAGTCCGGGTGAATCCGCTGGAGGTGGACGCCTGCTTGCTCGCGCAGCCCGGCGTGACGGAAGCGGTATGTGTTCCGATCGAGATCGCCGAGGGTTCCCGTCAGCTGCGGGCCGCCGTCACGGTGAACGGCGAGGGGGACACCTTTGACGTGGGGCGAGCGATGGCCACCCTGACCGAGCTGCTGCCCGGCCCATCGGTGCCCGTCTCCATCACGGTCCTGCCGGAGCTGCCCCGTACACCGAGCAGCAAGGCGGACCGCAAGGCGGTCGCCCAGACGCTTGCGGGCATGCACCTGCAGGGCCGTGGGCAGCCCGGCCGCTGA